The DNA region CGTCCCCCCTGTTGTTCGTGGTGCAGGCTTTGTCACAACGCGACCAAACATAAATAAACATACAACAAATATGATTTGGCCTAAAGTGACGCATGCCCAGTAAGGGTACAACAAATGTCCGTGTGGGTATTTACGTTTGTGGTTTCACGCTATTCAATGTCTACCGACACAGTTGTAAAATAGACAACGTATGTGAATACATGGGAATTAAAGTCCAGAGCGATTTGAACTAATCTGTTATGCATTATGTTCATCGTTTCATTTCCTGTATTATCATGCAAATAATTCAGTGAACCTCTGGGCGCATTCCATTCATGCTAATCCAAAACTGCCAATCCGCGTTACCAACTGAGAACGACGGGTCACGCTCTCGTCCTGTGCTTTTTGAAACCGGCTCTGTCTTTTATCGCCTTTAAACGGTCTGAACAGCGAGGAAACTGTGTTGAAGTGTTTGCCATAAAACCAAGTCTCAGAAGAAACGAATTCGTCTGACTAAAAAGGTAACCACTAAATTAATCATTTGGCCGTAGTAAGACACTCCGACATCCAGTCGAATTACTCGAGCATTCATGGCGAAATATCAACCATTCTCCGACGTAAATCAGATTCGATTCTTGTGGAGTTCGGCTTTATacgttaaaagaaaaacacaacagAAACGTTGCTAACTCCTTTCCTGAGCTCATAAACAACATTCTTGATTGAAGATCAATGTGCATTATACAAAACAGTCGCCATGACCCGCGAACTCGGCAGACGACGCTAAATTTACTATAGACGAATGCGCCAACACTTCTGATATCTTTTAACTCTATTTTGCGGCAAAATTTCAAGCACTTTATGTCGATTCTCTGAGAACTAATTATTAGTTATTTACTGAACAGTCCTCCCAAAAGATGTACTTATAAATATCGTGACTCTTAATACAACCGATGAAGGAAATTGATCGACGGATTTGGATTTGGAAATGCTTATTTCCTTGAAACATTTTGacataaataaacaagtaattGAGGTGTTCCTGTGTCAGAAAGAGTTAGATATAACAGTCTGTCTTAGGATCTTCGATTGATGTCATTTTAAGGCATAGGTTTTTCTGTGCAATACCAAAACACTGTTTCAATTGACTTAGTTTTGCCGCCAAGTTTTCAGTAGTCTGTGTGTCTAATCGTGTCGTGATCAGGCGACCCTTAACTCATAATTCTTGTGCATGTGTCATCATCATGCTTCTACCTTAGCTACTGAAAAGTAGTGATCACGCGATACGCTTTATGACTCACAGACTCCACTGTGTATGTCATTAAATACTTTTCAAGCGTAGGTTAAAACGTGTTCATTTGATTTCTTTAATTCATTCGCTACCACACTCACAACAGAAGTGATCGTCAAGATTATGTTCAAATtcctaaataaagtttttcaaaacCTATAACCTACGTTCGATAAACCTTCCCTAGGAAATATTTAACAACATTTTGAATGAATTCTAATCGAAACAGCTATAAGTTATAACTGCTTAAATTTCGCAACGTGGCAATGAATAGTGCACAGTATTTATGCTATCAGGCGTAACACAACGAACCgttgttttattgttaattCAGTCCTCCTTCATAATGAAATTTCATCGTTGAGGTTATTTTTATGGACTTATACCCAACTCATTCGCATTTAAGATCGCTCCTCTTCCAACAGAAGGAGGTAACGTTTTGCGCGATTCACAAAACTCTCGCATTTCATATAAATAGGATTTTgaatatcattattttatgCTTTGTCTCAACAACGTGATTGAATAATTTTACTATCACTGGTAAAAACATTTAGAACAAAGGAGCGATGAATAATTAGGTACCTGGTAATCGATTCTTTACGACTGAGTCTCGCTAATAGATCTTGAAAATGAGATTCAATTGACGATTATGCTTTTATCAATAACAGCAACGAACGGCTCCTCGCGTTTGTGTTTAAAGTCAACTAAAACAGAGTAAAGACAATACAAGTTTATCGAGAGAAAGGACCAGGCTACGAAAACTTATCTTGTATGAAAATACGgttatttgaaaggaaaaagacAGTACGAGTACATTATTATCAATGAAATCTATAATTTCTCCAAGGTGATAATTTCCCGggcttttattttaattcaacaGTTACTGAGAAATGGAACACATCAGGGTTGAAGAAGAAGCTGCATACCGGGTATATTTATGTCTACGCGAAAATATTACAGaagcattaaccctttaactcccaagatatcatcagtaattctccttagtgtctgccatacagttcttctgatgttagttttggaaatttggtattggatcaactaataatactctaactgatatttttctttattctcatcacttgtctgctcaATATTgtcattgatattgtaaggagaaattctgtcttggtcacttatgggagctaaagggttaatataaaTATACGTAGAGAGCGCTTTTCAATCGATTGTTATAAACCAGAGGCAATCACAAGAACCAATTATTATTGAGGATGATTTATAAGGCAAACATATTTATaatcaataaagaaaattaatttatgcaaattaccTCAAACCCGGGAAATTGTGAGTTACTAAGTAAGAAATAATTGGTTGAGAAGAAAGAGCaagttttccagttttaatCTCAGAgctttggaaagcaaaaatattcCAATCAGGCAGTATTTCCGACACCCGATTGACAATTGCTCTGATACATCGGTGGTACAATGTATCGCAGAATTGTATAAGTttcaaactaaattaaattGTAACTGAATTAAAGCAACTCAACGATTTTCTGCTTTTGGAGAACGAATGTGCcagttaaaatatttgaaggattgTATTCAGGCTTTGCATACCGAATCGTAACTTATCActgttaaagttattttttaattgttttctttttcctttttcctttttccttttttatttcttagaatTTCAATGAAAGCAATGACTATCTGATTTTATAACCTAAATTAGGCTCAGGAGTGAAAAAGCCCAAAGAGTTTTCgatttgaagaagaaaataagacTATGTTCTCTCTTTCAACGAACAGGAAGCTTGCAGGAAGCTGCTGTTCAGTGATGGTACCAGAACTGCTCTTGTTATGTTGTCTTTGCTGACCCTTTTCCCTGTTGGAATCGTCTCCATTGTTTTCTGGATATTGGTAAGTCTAAGATATGTTCTCGACCCCGAGTAAGAAAGGAGAAGAAGGAATCATTTTTACGAATGTACTTTTGCAGGCGGGCATTATCTGTCCATTGatttatctgtttgttttttccatgCAACTTTTTACATTCATTATCATAACCGTTATAACAGGCACTATCAATACCATGCCTCAACCATTACCGCCATTACTATGACAACCATTACCGCCATTATTATGACAACCATTACCGCTATTACTATGACAACTATACCGCCATTACTATGACAACTATTACTGCCATT from Pocillopora verrucosa isolate sample1 chromosome 1, ASM3666991v2, whole genome shotgun sequence includes:
- the LOC131771558 gene encoding uncharacterized protein — encoded protein: MEHIRVEEEAAYREACRKLLFSDGTRTALVMLSLLTLFPVGIVSIVFWILARKAGGDGKKKKEVENYHEAETMALTSISFGLCVVLTILICIPQLKRGI